The following proteins are co-located in the Leishmania panamensis strain MHOM/PA/94/PSC-1 chromosome 26 sequence genome:
- a CDS encoding hypothetical protein (TriTrypDB/GeneDB-style sysID: LpmP.26.1510), whose amino-acid sequence MDTAVTNLSAHAKPWAPNGPTQQQPPLQHPRSNSNQYSQDNGVSSGHGSGVQRGMRAGGNANNGSVKNLVTPGQHPYEYGNLNEMLHTMQQQQPQQPKLSSTAAKLFVGQLPFECTEERLRNLFSAYGNVEHIHILRDNSNRSRGAAFITLSTVQEADTAIFTLHNRYRMLTNRAIQVSYAKNSPNISPFGTHSAVEVHQSNPTNPLPDVAGLATQMSRLF is encoded by the coding sequence ATGGACACGGCTGTCACCAATCTAAGCGCTCATGCGAAGCCTTGGGCACCGAATGGGCCAACCCAACAGcaaccaccgctgcagcaccctcGTAGCAACAGCAACCAGTATAGCCAGGACAACGGCGTGAGTAGCGGGCACGGATCCGGCGTGCAGCGAGGCATGCGCGCGGGGGGGAATGCGAACAACGGATCCGTCAAGAACTTGGTGACCCCAGGGCAGCACCCCTACGAGTATGGGAATCTGAACGAGATGCTGCACaccatgcagcagcaacagccgcagcagccgaagcTGAGCTCGACGGCGGCAAAGCTCTTTGTAGGCCAGCTGCCGTTTGAGTGCAccgaggagcggctgcgcaacTTGTTCAGCGCGTACGGAAACGTTGAACACATTCACATCTTGCGCGACAACAGCAACCGCAGTCGCGGTGCCGCCTTCATCACCCTCTCCACTGTGCAGGAGGCCGACACAGCCATCTTTACTCTGCATAACCGCTATCGTATGCTTACGAACCGCGCCATTCAGGTCAGCTACGCCAAGAACAGCCCAAACATTTCCCCCTTCGGCACCCACAGCGCGGTGGAAGTACATCAGTCAAATCCAACGAACCCGCTTCCCGATGTAGCAGGCCTCGCCACGCAGATGTCCCGCCTGTTCTGA
- a CDS encoding glutathione S-transferase, putative (TriTrypDB/GeneDB-style sysID: LpmP.26.1520) yields the protein MRFLAKVATASAFTLGVGAAGFLYCQRGSDLGAAAGTSESTKELTAKEFNRLQHVKQLKEALAPSHLPWTFHAQKDRYTNLRELTTQTSLEPVASSPPGGRAYTASSSDVKLIFYRLLGCPYCAKVEAVLQYHDIPYEEVDVDPLTGKGLPDRRYQLAPQLYFAPLAERKSNNTGAAATDCNGVYLVDSAEIVSQLSGPLKYAADVVNPHISATRDWITNHFHGASFAITNNSFRDAYATYTYVTPSNYQNFFYHVAGSAALSVLSRYKIRPRLIAEMECADGPSAATQTGTRSGMASNGLWMLSEAPRKALAETMRFGAVEEWLQAELQTFLQRRPNGKVFHGGSSPDLADVEMYGVTRVVNQHPRLGSVMREGAFGEWQTAMQEKLRSHTGSVYA from the coding sequence ATGCGATTCCTGGCAAAGGTGGCGACCGCCTCTGCTTTCACACTTGGAGTAGGGGCGGCAGGCTTTCTGTACTGCCAGCGGGGCAGCGACCtaggtgctgcagcgggaACGAGCGAGTCGACGAAGGAGCTCACCGCGAAGGAGTTCAATAGACTGCAGCACGTgaagcagctgaaggaggcacTGGCACCGTCACACTTGCCGTGGACTTTCCATGCACAGAAGGATCGGTACACGAACCTTCGCGAACTAACAACGCAGACTTCGTTGGAGCCTGTagcctcctctccgcctgGAGGACGAGCTTacaccgcctcctcgtccgaTGTGAAGCTCATCTTCTACCGTCTCCTCGGCTGCCCGTACTGTGCCAAGGTGgaggctgtgctgcagtACCACGATATCCCATATGAAGAGGTCGATGTTGACCCGCTAACCGGCAAAGGACTGCCAGACCGTCGCTATCAGCTGGCACCACAGCTGTACTTTGCTCCGTTGGCAGAGCGCAAGAGTAACAACACcggggcagcagccacagacTGCAATGGCGTGTATTTGGTGGACTCCGCAGAGATTGTGTCACAGCTCTCCGGACCGCTGAAGTACGCGGCGGACGTTGTCAACCCACACATCAGCGCCACCCGTGACTGGATCACGAATCACTTCCACGGTGCCTCTTTTGCCATCACGAACAACTCCTTCCGTGATGCCTACGCCACGTATACGTATGTGACGCCAAGCAACTACCAGAACTTCTTCTACCATGTTGCTGGCAGTGCCGCACTGTCGGTGCTTTCACGGTACAAGATCCGGCCAAGGCTTATTGCAGAGATGGAGTGTGCTGACGGCCCGTCCGCCGCCACGCAGACGGGCACCCGGTCGGGCATGGCCTCGAATGGTCTGTGGATGCTGTCGGAGGCTCCGCGCAAGGCGCTCGCGGAGACGATGCGCTTCGGCGCGGTGGAAGAGTGGCTGCAGGCCGAGCTGCAAACGTtcctgcagcgtcgcccGAATGGCAAAGTATttcacggcggcagcagccccgACCTGGCAGACGTGGAGATGTACGGGGTGACGCGCGTGGTAAACCAGCACCCACGGCTCGGTTCTGTGATGCGCGAGGGCGCCTTTGGCGAGTGGCAGACGGCAATGCAGGAGAAGCTGAGGTCACACACAGGATCGGTGTACGCCTAG